A region of Streptomyces sp. WMMC500 DNA encodes the following proteins:
- a CDS encoding MarR family transcriptional regulator — translation MTVDGAQLWTLNQRLLSVVMDACAEELAALGLETKEFFVLAEVAASPYPAEIAAALLLPRASVTVYVRNLVAKGLIRREIEEADLRRHRLVLTTEGAEVRDRALAALAAEYDRRLARITPRDRGELKRILQEMLASPA, via the coding sequence ATGACGGTCGACGGGGCGCAGCTATGGACGCTGAACCAGCGGCTGCTGAGCGTCGTCATGGATGCCTGCGCGGAAGAGCTGGCCGCGCTCGGGCTGGAGACGAAGGAGTTCTTCGTCCTGGCGGAGGTGGCCGCGTCGCCGTACCCGGCGGAGATCGCGGCGGCACTGCTGCTGCCCAGGGCGAGCGTGACGGTCTACGTCCGCAACCTCGTCGCCAAGGGGCTCATCCGGCGCGAGATCGAAGAAGCGGACCTGCGGCGTCACCGGCTCGTGCTGACCACGGAGGGTGCGGAGGTACGGGACCGCGCGCTTGCGGCCCTCGCGGCGGAGTACGACCGCAGGCTGGCGCGGATCACTCCGCGGGACCGTGGCGAGCTGAAGCGCATCCTCCAGGAGATGCTCGCCTCACCCGCATGA
- a CDS encoding alpha/beta hydrolase, whose product MLRHLTIPRGPIELAAHLHLPDDADADAPLRTVVLSTPGSSVKEQIGATYASRLAARGIAALVFDPAHQGQSGGEPRDLEDPYRRGEDISYAIDALVTTPGVDPRRIGVLGICAGGGYAVHTARTDHRIKAVGTVVPGNMGTSFRSFQSDGPAAALDALADARVEESRSGELTRVNWLPDTLEEAAAAGLTDVDTTQAITFYRTERGGNEHSTNRRLSRGDSLLLGYDAFHLVDQLMTQPLQVILAGRIGNTGSYDAGMQLWKLAPHPVDLMVIDGAGHYEMYDEPEYVDAAVDRLTDFYVDNL is encoded by the coding sequence ATGCTTCGGCACCTCACGATCCCGCGCGGACCGATCGAGCTCGCGGCCCACCTCCACCTGCCCGACGACGCCGACGCCGACGCGCCGCTGCGCACCGTGGTGCTCTCCACTCCCGGCAGCAGCGTGAAGGAGCAGATCGGCGCCACCTACGCGTCCCGCCTCGCCGCCCGCGGCATCGCGGCGCTCGTCTTCGACCCCGCCCACCAGGGGCAGAGCGGCGGCGAGCCACGCGACCTCGAAGACCCCTACCGCCGTGGTGAGGACATCTCCTACGCCATCGACGCACTCGTCACGACACCCGGCGTCGACCCGCGGCGCATCGGCGTCCTCGGCATCTGCGCCGGCGGCGGCTACGCCGTACACACGGCCCGCACCGACCACCGCATCAAGGCGGTCGGCACGGTCGTCCCCGGCAACATGGGTACCTCGTTCCGCAGCTTCCAGTCCGACGGGCCGGCCGCCGCACTGGACGCCCTCGCCGACGCGCGCGTCGAGGAGTCCCGCTCGGGCGAGCTCACCCGCGTGAACTGGCTGCCCGACACCCTGGAGGAAGCCGCAGCGGCCGGTCTGACCGATGTCGACACCACCCAGGCGATCACCTTCTACCGCACCGAGCGCGGCGGGAACGAGCACTCCACCAACCGCCGCCTCTCGCGCGGCGACTCGCTGCTGCTGGGCTACGACGCGTTCCACCTGGTCGACCAGCTCATGACGCAGCCACTCCAGGTCATCCTCGCCGGCCGCATCGGCAACACCGGCAGCTACGACGCCGGCATGCAGTTGTGGAAGCTGGCTCCCCACCCGGTCGACCTCATGGTGATCGACGGCGCCGGCCACTACGAGATGTACGACGAGCCCGAGTACGTCGACGCCGCCGTCGACCGGCTCACCGACTTCTACGTCGACAACCTGTAA